One window of Pleurodeles waltl isolate 20211129_DDA chromosome 3_1, aPleWal1.hap1.20221129, whole genome shotgun sequence genomic DNA carries:
- the NR0B2 gene encoding nuclear receptor subfamily 0 group B member 2, translating to MEVECRTCHCGPAGAEKPNVILYAILSQKGHTSSSYQPQAQHVCQCEGRKTVRLRDPMRTCQAASGVLVKTVSFVRNLPSFGLLPREDQLMLLEVCWAPLFLLGLAQEKVGFEVIETRAPSMLKRILLDGRGPSPEPERSQPTMAGVQRLQSCLSKIWSLDLSPKEYAYLKGAVLFNPDVPCLQTSVYIESLQLEAHRALQEVLLPQHPSDQSRFARILLSASTLRAIPPALISDLFFRPIIGDADIVELVMEMLYMQ from the exons ATGGAAGTGGAGTGCAGGACCTGCCACTGTGGCCCTGCAGGCGCTGAGAAGCCCAATGTCATCCTGTATGCCATCCTGAGCCAGAAGGGTCACACCAGCAGCAGCTATCAACCACAGGCACAGCATGTTTGCCAATGCGAAGGTCGCAAAACGGTGCGGCTTCGTGATCCCATGCGCACGTGCCAGGCGGCCTCTGGTGTACTAGTTAAGACAGTCAGCTTTGTGCGCAACTTACCCTCATTTGGCCTGCTGCCCCGCGAAGACCAGCTGATGCTTCTGGAGGTCTGCTGGGCACCCCTGTTCCTCTTGGGTCTGGCTCAGGAGAAGGTGGGCTTTGAGGTGATCGAGACACGGGCCCCCAGTATGCTGAAGAGGATCCTGCTGGACGGACGGGGTCCGAGCCCTGAGCCAGAGAGGTCACAACCTACAATGGCCGGGGTGCAGCGGCTGCAGAGTTGCCTCAGCAAGATCTGGAGTCTGGACCTCAGCCCAAAGGAGTACGCTTACCTCAAGGGAGCAGTGCTATTCAACCCAG ATGTCCCCTGCCTCCAAACATCCGTCTATATCGAGAGCCTGCAGCTGGAAGCCCATAGAGCCCTCCAGGAGGTTCTGCTGCCCCAGCATCCCAGTGACCAGAGCCGCTTTGCTCGTATCTTGCTGTCAGCCTCCACCCTGCGCGCCATTCCACCTGCCCTCATCTCAGACCTGTTTTTCAGACCCATCATCGGTGATGCTGACATTGTGGAACTTGTGATGGAAATGTTGTACATGCAGTGA